In one window of Chryseobacterium phocaeense DNA:
- a CDS encoding LytR/AlgR family response regulator transcription factor translates to MIKCVILDDELLAISYLKLLCEQIENVEVVKAFNDPKIFLNEIDSLDCNLCILDIEMPGMTGLQVAELISGSKKIIFTTAYKEYAAEAFDLNVVDYVRKPIKKERLIQAFEKAKELVDLPPKKDLIEWNTNIGRTVIFTEQIAYIKTSEIDSRDKDIILNDGTTIVLKNLNFKNLLEMLPPKDFAQVNKKEIIALSSIKVFSTNEIITTITTEGDHFLKLHIGEAYRHSLLELFGK, encoded by the coding sequence ATGATAAAATGCGTTATTCTTGATGACGAATTACTGGCCATCAGCTATTTAAAACTTCTCTGCGAACAGATTGAAAATGTAGAGGTGGTAAAAGCATTCAATGATCCTAAAATTTTCCTTAATGAAATAGACAGCCTCGACTGCAACCTATGCATCCTTGATATCGAAATGCCGGGAATGACCGGCCTCCAGGTAGCTGAGCTTATTTCAGGTTCTAAAAAAATCATCTTCACCACTGCTTACAAAGAATATGCAGCCGAAGCCTTTGATCTTAATGTGGTAGATTATGTCCGTAAACCTATCAAAAAAGAGAGACTGATCCAGGCATTTGAAAAAGCGAAAGAACTGGTAGATTTGCCTCCTAAGAAAGATCTGATCGAATGGAATACCAATATCGGCAGAACGGTAATTTTCACGGAGCAGATTGCATACATTAAAACTTCAGAGATCGACAGCCGCGACAAGGATATTATCCTGAATGACGGAACCACGATTGTCCTTAAAAACCTCAATTTTAAAAACCTCCTTGAAATGCTTCCGCCAAAGGATTTTGCACAGGTGAACAAAAAGGAGATCATTGCCCTTTCTTCCATTAAAGTTTTTTCTACCAACGAAATCATTACCACCATTACAACTGAGGGAGATCATTTCCTTAAACTCCATATTGGTGAAGCATACCGGCATTCATTGCTGGAGCTGTTCGGGAAGTAG
- a CDS encoding histidine kinase, producing MEGNYYMIHDYLIFIAVFAIFFFLTVSIYLFSQNSRIRQKNTRLSETNKIIEQKLNEVQLEHIGTKLNPHLFKNILNSVQSHAYQTYMSLDKLANVLDYILYESNNKYVSPKEELDFALSLIEINKIKINPLFDFRIKSRINKSDALYEEKVFAPLISVDLIENAFKHTDFLAQDSFISISLELENRVFTMKVSNKASLKNVLEKENSGFGSQSLDQRLKMIYNNHYQLEKSSKNGIFTAELKINLGEFYDKMRYS from the coding sequence ATGGAAGGCAATTACTACATGATCCACGATTATCTGATATTCATTGCAGTTTTTGCTATTTTCTTTTTTCTTACCGTCAGCATTTATCTGTTCAGCCAAAACAGCCGGATCAGACAGAAAAATACCCGGCTTTCCGAAACCAATAAAATCATTGAGCAAAAGCTGAATGAAGTTCAGCTGGAACACATCGGAACGAAACTGAATCCCCATCTGTTTAAAAACATCCTGAATTCCGTACAGTCGCACGCATACCAGACCTATATGTCACTGGATAAGCTGGCCAATGTTCTGGATTATATCCTGTACGAAAGCAATAATAAGTATGTAAGTCCAAAAGAGGAACTGGATTTTGCCTTAAGCCTTATCGAGATCAATAAAATAAAAATCAACCCTCTTTTTGATTTCAGGATCAAGTCAAGGATCAATAAATCTGATGCCCTGTATGAAGAAAAAGTTTTTGCCCCGCTGATCTCTGTTGACCTCATTGAAAATGCTTTTAAGCATACGGATTTTCTTGCACAGGATTCTTTTATATCCATCAGTTTGGAGCTTGAGAACAGGGTTTTCACCATGAAAGTCAGCAATAAAGCTTCTTTAAAGAATGTTCTTGAAAAAGAAAACAGCGGCTTTGGAAGCCAGTCTCTGGATCAGAGGCTTAAAATGATCTACAACAATCATTATCAGCTGGAAAAAAGCTCAAAAAACGGTATATTCACGGCAGAATTAAAAATAAACCTAGGAGAATTCTATGATAAAATGCGTTATTCTTGA
- a CDS encoding alanine dehydrogenase: protein MSTTNIFTPFTEEELMPKEEKLEVIKKGKQFSIGIPKETCLNERRTCITPDAVQVLVEHGHELIIESGAGEGSFFTDLQYSESGARITNDPKEAFGQDLILKVNPPTEEEIDYMKPNTYLVSALQINLRDKDYFLKLAERKINAIAFEFIVDEYKQLALVRLVGEIAGTVSILYASELLAMSNGLMLGGITGVRPAEVVILGAGIVGEFATKAAIGLGASVRVFDNSLSKLRRLHTLVDSRVPTSIIDPKELSKALRRADVVIGALPRLNMTPIVTEEMVAKMKKGSVIIDITIDNGKVIETSELTTMDNPYIIKHGVLHCGLPNLTSRMPRTTTKAISNFFLSYILNYDEEGGFENMLIRKNEMKQSLYMYKGRHTKKVICDRFGLTYHDINLLIF from the coding sequence ATGAGTACTACAAATATTTTCACTCCTTTCACTGAAGAAGAATTGATGCCGAAGGAAGAAAAGTTGGAGGTTATAAAGAAAGGAAAACAGTTCAGTATTGGGATTCCTAAAGAAACCTGTCTTAATGAAAGGAGAACATGCATTACTCCGGACGCGGTACAGGTCCTGGTAGAGCATGGCCATGAGCTTATTATTGAATCCGGTGCCGGGGAAGGTTCTTTTTTTACAGACCTGCAGTATTCTGAATCCGGTGCAAGGATCACCAATGATCCTAAAGAAGCTTTCGGGCAGGATCTTATCTTAAAGGTGAATCCTCCTACTGAAGAGGAAATTGATTATATGAAGCCTAATACCTATCTGGTTTCGGCGCTTCAGATCAACCTCAGAGACAAAGATTATTTCTTAAAGCTGGCAGAGAGAAAAATCAATGCCATTGCGTTTGAATTTATCGTTGATGAATACAAACAGCTTGCCCTGGTAAGGCTGGTCGGCGAAATTGCAGGAACTGTTTCTATCCTATATGCATCTGAGCTTCTTGCCATGTCAAACGGCCTGATGCTGGGTGGTATCACAGGAGTAAGACCTGCAGAAGTTGTTATTTTAGGGGCAGGAATCGTAGGAGAATTTGCGACAAAAGCAGCCATAGGACTTGGAGCCAGTGTAAGGGTATTTGATAATTCCCTTTCCAAGCTGAGAAGACTTCACACGCTGGTAGACAGCCGTGTCCCGACTTCCATTATCGATCCTAAAGAATTAAGCAAAGCACTTAGACGTGCAGATGTAGTGATCGGCGCGCTTCCAAGATTAAATATGACGCCTATCGTGACTGAAGAAATGGTGGCAAAAATGAAAAAAGGCAGCGTTATCATTGATATTACCATAGACAACGGTAAGGTAATTGAGACTTCCGAGCTGACTACGATGGACAATCCTTATATCATCAAACACGGTGTACTCCACTGCGGGCTTCCAAACCTTACGTCCAGAATGCCGAGGACCACTACAAAAGCGATTTCCAATTTCTTCCTTTCCTATATTCTGAACTACGATGAAGAGGGCGGCTTTGAAAATATGCTGATCCGCAAAAACGAAATGAAGCAGAGCTTATATATGTATAAAGGAAGGCATACCAAAAAAGTGATCTGCGACCGTTTCGGGCTTACTTACCATGATATCAATCTTTTAATTTTCTAA
- the tsaE gene encoding tRNA (adenosine(37)-N6)-threonylcarbamoyltransferase complex ATPase subunit type 1 TsaE, whose translation MNFTIHNIEDWQEVVDKILPDLKHNILLLKGNLGAGKTTFTQFLLNNLGSRDEVNSPTYSIVNEYNTPKGKIYHFDLYRLKNIEEVYDIGIEEYLDNAFLCIIEWPEVYEEELYGLNYHTMSIVNTGDEREVSFD comes from the coding sequence ATGAATTTTACCATCCATAACATTGAAGACTGGCAGGAAGTTGTTGATAAGATCCTTCCTGATTTAAAACATAATATACTTCTTTTAAAAGGAAACCTTGGTGCCGGGAAAACCACATTTACGCAATTCCTTCTCAACAATCTGGGAAGCCGGGATGAAGTCAATTCTCCTACCTATTCCATCGTGAATGAGTATAATACCCCAAAAGGCAAGATTTATCATTTCGATCTGTACCGGTTAAAAAATATTGAGGAAGTATACGATATTGGCATTGAAGAATACCTTGATAATGCTTTTTTATGTATCATAGAATGGCCCGAAGTGTATGAAGAAGAGCTCTACGGGCTTAATTACCACACAATGAGCATCGTGAATACCGGAGATGAAAGAGAAGTCTCATTCGACTAA
- a CDS encoding T9SS type A sorting domain-containing protein codes for MITHQFFKMLKKTRLNMAAAFVLTGWASMNAQVVSYYSFAQNQGTYTPLSNPTNIAVATTASGTGVLDDNVYELNNIIPFSFPFNGTSFNSIKVYANGFISFGSSASSSTDPIGSGITYDGVISPLSADLESLFNINGLTGSIDYAVTGSAPNREFVVQWSHFRPYGSAPATATSHHNWNFQARLHENGSIQYVYNLTSQGTPSSTNAKVGLRGNTSNDYNNRAASGNASSNWNNTVAGTYSSAGIASNYSYLAAQGLTFNWTPPASCITPVAQPSNFNLTNTGIIINGTFTASSPASDRYLILRNMNGTVPNPPVNGTVYATGNNTSLNSYVSYYGPNTTFENNYNHGIRGNNQYTYTIYAVNSNCTNGPLYNVQNPVSSSITNCPVSVNGITTSGVTTSSFDVTWSATENGTALPVNTIIEVASDSNFTSMVTGSPFTLGASTLSQQISGLQPNTQYFIRGKNVSTQCESSYSLPVSIYTACTPVSAFYENFDSVSGTGSLPNCWSKILTSNNSSAPTINLTTTDASSSPNNISFYGNGATTTDAATKIILVSPELTNISSGTHRLRFKARRTSADTKLQVVALTGNTAAANVEIIETIPLTTTYQEYVVYISNYSGTANHLGIRRTDGSTWSYMYVDDVIWEPAPSCPELASVTLNAETYNGANISWTNVNNQQPGSGYEYFVSTSNTPPANTNTFVTVAPSENSVNLSGLAGGTYYFWIRRVCLAAEKSPWKHVMFSTIPTTPAPWKEEFLTTTFPTGWTNAASPQSFIVGSERGATGTGASATNLYKNLYGSSASGTFSTISVGPLNAANYELSFDYKQSNYNGNFAPLASWGNFEVQISTDFGASWTTIGTVNNEAGTGSYIKKTYSLAAYQNQFVKVRINAARTAGDFDLSFDNFEIKAGTLSTLETVKDKLRIYPNPAVSFMRIESREKVKSFELYNVSGQLVKSGGQVQEVSLDHLASGLYILTVTLDNGHTVINKIIKQ; via the coding sequence ATGATTACACATCAATTTTTTAAAATGCTGAAAAAGACCAGATTAAACATGGCCGCCGCATTTGTTTTAACTGGCTGGGCAAGTATGAACGCACAGGTTGTCTCCTATTATTCTTTTGCACAGAATCAGGGCACCTACACCCCATTGTCAAATCCTACCAATATTGCTGTAGCTACGACAGCTTCAGGAACCGGTGTACTGGATGACAATGTGTATGAACTGAACAACATTATTCCTTTTTCATTTCCTTTTAACGGAACTTCCTTTAACTCAATTAAGGTATATGCCAACGGTTTCATTAGCTTCGGAAGCTCTGCATCCAGCTCTACCGATCCTATTGGGTCTGGGATTACCTATGACGGAGTTATTTCTCCGCTATCTGCCGATCTTGAATCCCTTTTTAATATTAACGGCTTAACAGGGTCTATAGATTATGCGGTTACCGGAAGTGCTCCCAACCGTGAGTTCGTGGTTCAGTGGAGCCATTTCAGACCTTATGGTTCTGCACCTGCGACTGCAACATCGCACCACAACTGGAATTTTCAGGCAAGACTTCATGAGAACGGAAGCATTCAGTATGTCTACAATCTGACTTCTCAGGGAACGCCAAGCTCTACCAATGCCAAAGTAGGCCTCAGAGGAAATACAAGTAATGATTACAACAACAGGGCAGCATCAGGAAATGCTTCCAGCAACTGGAACAATACGGTAGCGGGAACCTATTCTTCCGCAGGGATAGCGAGTAATTACAGCTATCTGGCTGCACAGGGGCTAACGTTCAACTGGACACCACCTGCATCGTGCATCACACCTGTGGCACAACCTTCCAATTTCAACTTAACGAATACAGGAATCATTATTAACGGTACTTTCACTGCAAGCTCTCCGGCTTCCGACCGCTACCTTATCCTGAGAAATATGAATGGAACAGTGCCCAACCCTCCTGTCAACGGAACCGTGTATGCCACAGGAAACAATACTTCCCTGAACTCTTATGTCTCTTATTACGGACCGAATACTACCTTTGAGAACAATTATAATCATGGGATCAGGGGAAATAATCAATATACCTATACCATCTATGCAGTCAATTCAAACTGTACAAACGGTCCTCTGTACAATGTTCAGAATCCGGTAAGCAGCTCTATCACCAATTGCCCTGTTTCCGTAAATGGTATCACAACCTCGGGTGTTACCACCAGTTCATTTGACGTGACCTGGTCTGCAACTGAAAACGGGACGGCATTGCCTGTTAATACGATTATTGAAGTAGCCTCGGACAGCAATTTCACTTCAATGGTAACGGGATCTCCTTTTACATTAGGGGCTTCTACATTGTCTCAGCAGATCAGTGGGCTTCAACCGAATACCCAGTATTTCATCCGCGGAAAGAATGTAAGCACCCAGTGTGAAAGCTCGTATTCCCTTCCGGTAAGTATTTATACGGCCTGCACCCCTGTTTCAGCTTTTTATGAAAACTTTGATTCTGTTTCAGGAACAGGCAGCCTGCCCAACTGCTGGAGCAAAATCCTGACTTCCAATAACAGTTCTGCACCAACAATCAATTTAACCACTACAGACGCCAGCTCTTCACCCAATAACATCAGCTTTTACGGAAACGGTGCTACAACAACAGATGCTGCCACAAAGATTATCCTGGTAAGCCCTGAGTTGACGAATATCAGCAGCGGGACGCACAGGCTCCGCTTCAAAGCAAGACGAACTTCAGCAGATACCAAGCTTCAGGTCGTTGCATTAACCGGAAATACAGCTGCCGCCAACGTTGAGATTATCGAGACCATCCCATTAACAACAACCTATCAGGAATATGTGGTGTATATCAGTAATTATTCCGGGACTGCCAATCACCTGGGAATAAGAAGAACAGACGGAAGCACCTGGTCTTATATGTATGTGGATGATGTGATCTGGGAACCTGCCCCAAGCTGCCCTGAACTTGCTTCTGTAACCCTGAATGCAGAAACGTACAACGGGGCCAATATTTCTTGGACCAATGTCAACAACCAGCAGCCGGGAAGCGGATATGAATATTTTGTTTCAACATCCAATACCCCTCCTGCCAATACCAATACATTCGTTACCGTGGCTCCTTCCGAAAATTCCGTGAACCTTTCCGGACTTGCGGGCGGTACCTATTATTTCTGGATCAGACGTGTATGTTTAGCTGCCGAAAAAAGTCCATGGAAACATGTCATGTTCAGTACCATTCCTACAACTCCGGCCCCATGGAAAGAAGAGTTTTTAACCACAACATTCCCAACGGGATGGACCAATGCGGCGAGCCCGCAGTCATTCATAGTGGGAAGTGAAAGAGGAGCAACAGGAACCGGAGCCTCCGCAACCAATTTATATAAGAACCTTTACGGAAGTTCGGCATCAGGAACCTTCAGTACCATCAGCGTAGGTCCATTGAATGCAGCCAATTATGAACTGAGCTTCGATTATAAGCAAAGTAACTACAACGGAAATTTTGCTCCGTTAGCAAGCTGGGGGAATTTCGAGGTACAGATTTCCACTGATTTCGGGGCCAGCTGGACTACCATAGGAACAGTAAATAATGAAGCCGGTACCGGAAGTTATATCAAAAAAACATATTCCCTGGCGGCTTATCAGAACCAGTTTGTAAAAGTGAGAATTAATGCTGCCAGAACGGCTGGAGATTTCGACCTTTCTTTTGATAATTTTGAAATTAAAGCGGGAACGCTATCCACGCTTGAGACCGTAAAAGATAAATTGAGAATCTATCCTAATCCTGCAGTCTCTTTTATGAGAATAGAATCCAGGGAAAAAGTAAAATCCTTTGAATTGTATAATGTCTCCGGACAGCTTGTAAAATCGGGTGGCCAGGTACAGGAAGTATCGCTTGATCATCTGGCTTCAGGGCTTTACATTCTTACAGTAACTCTTGACAACGGACACACTGTCATCAATAAAATCATTAAACAGTAG
- the dnaG gene encoding DNA primase — protein MISKQTIDKIFSTIRVEEIVGEYVQLKRAGSNFKGLSPFHEEKSPSFVVSPSKQIWKDFSTGKGGTAISFLMEIENFTYPEALRHAAKKYGIEIEEDQREFSEEAKHAQTEKDQLYKIHEVANSYYQEILWDSEEGKSIGLAYFRERELKDDIIKKFQLGYSPEKKNAFTAYAEEKGYSKEILEKSGLSIFPENTPSGIDRFRERVIFPIHSFSGRVLGFGARILKNNVKTAKYLNSPETEIYHKSNVLYGLNQSKQAISRKNICLLVEGYMDVIALHMAGIENVVASSGTSLTTEQIKLIKRLTENVTILFDGDNAGIKASFRSIDMLLTEGMNIRVLLFPDGDDPDSFSRKHPQEYVEKFIENEAKDFIDFKAEILLREVGNDPIKKAEAIRDIVKSVGFVQNALKREVYLKEVSNKFGLSEQSLFNELDVQKQITQNQHQHVQQQKEKVQPKLEVVPLDTEKADPYLYDVLFMESKLVDHMLMFGDIVLKRRNEKDEEYQITVIEEILLHFEEEQYSFLVKGNEIIIDQVKEGIQKDELRSGNFFVSFMDEEITSKVVDALMPLDELENWGSRNIYPPNYGDKIAEQVQGDVLLHKYRYIDYLIKETAKQLDEYSGKDEGKYYELIKKITLLKQASMKLSDIIEYSPIKGIYVDRKR, from the coding sequence ATGATTTCCAAACAGACCATAGATAAAATTTTCTCAACGATACGGGTAGAAGAGATTGTAGGGGAGTACGTTCAGCTGAAAAGGGCAGGGTCTAATTTTAAAGGGCTCAGTCCTTTCCATGAGGAAAAATCTCCAAGTTTTGTAGTGTCGCCAAGCAAGCAGATCTGGAAAGATTTCTCTACGGGGAAAGGGGGAACAGCCATTTCTTTCCTGATGGAGATCGAGAATTTCACGTATCCTGAAGCGCTTCGTCACGCCGCTAAAAAATACGGGATAGAGATTGAAGAAGATCAGCGTGAGTTTTCGGAAGAAGCCAAACATGCGCAGACTGAAAAAGATCAGCTGTATAAAATTCATGAAGTGGCCAACAGCTATTATCAGGAGATCTTATGGGATTCGGAAGAAGGAAAAAGTATTGGTCTGGCTTATTTCAGAGAACGTGAGCTGAAAGATGATATTATAAAAAAATTCCAGCTCGGATATTCTCCGGAAAAGAAAAATGCCTTTACCGCTTATGCAGAAGAAAAGGGATATTCAAAGGAAATTCTTGAAAAATCCGGACTTTCCATTTTCCCTGAGAATACGCCTTCCGGTATCGACCGATTCAGAGAGAGGGTGATTTTCCCGATCCACAGTTTTTCGGGAAGGGTTTTAGGTTTTGGAGCCAGAATCCTTAAGAATAACGTTAAAACAGCTAAGTACCTGAATTCTCCGGAAACGGAAATTTATCATAAATCCAATGTTCTCTACGGCTTAAATCAAAGCAAGCAGGCTATTTCACGAAAAAATATATGCCTTCTCGTGGAAGGGTATATGGACGTGATCGCGCTCCATATGGCGGGAATCGAGAATGTAGTGGCAAGTTCGGGGACTTCTTTGACTACAGAACAGATCAAGCTGATCAAAAGGCTCACAGAAAATGTAACGATCCTTTTTGATGGGGATAATGCGGGAATCAAAGCCAGTTTCAGAAGTATAGACATGCTTTTGACCGAAGGAATGAACATCCGTGTTCTTCTGTTTCCTGATGGTGACGACCCGGACTCCTTTTCCAGAAAACATCCGCAGGAGTACGTAGAAAAATTCATTGAAAATGAGGCGAAGGATTTTATTGATTTCAAGGCTGAAATACTTTTAAGAGAAGTCGGAAATGACCCGATTAAAAAAGCTGAAGCCATCCGTGATATCGTAAAATCTGTAGGTTTTGTGCAGAATGCGCTGAAAAGGGAAGTATACCTGAAAGAGGTTTCCAATAAATTCGGTCTTTCAGAGCAGAGCCTTTTCAATGAGCTTGATGTTCAGAAACAGATCACACAGAACCAGCATCAGCATGTTCAGCAGCAGAAGGAAAAGGTTCAGCCCAAGCTTGAAGTTGTTCCCCTGGATACGGAAAAAGCAGACCCTTATCTCTACGATGTTCTCTTTATGGAGAGCAAACTTGTGGATCATATGCTGATGTTTGGCGATATTGTTCTCAAAAGAAGGAATGAAAAAGACGAAGAGTACCAGATTACAGTTATTGAAGAGATTTTACTCCATTTTGAAGAAGAGCAGTACAGCTTTTTAGTCAAAGGAAATGAAATTATTATTGATCAGGTAAAAGAAGGAATCCAGAAAGATGAGCTGAGAAGCGGCAACTTTTTTGTGTCTTTTATGGATGAAGAGATCACTTCCAAAGTTGTAGATGCTCTGATGCCTCTGGATGAGCTTGAAAACTGGGGGTCCAGAAATATTTATCCTCCCAACTACGGCGACAAAATTGCCGAACAGGTACAGGGAGACGTTCTGCTGCACAAATACAGGTATATTGACTATCTGATCAAAGAAACCGCGAAGCAACTGGACGAGTACAGCGGTAAGGATGAAGGAAAGTATTATGAACTGATCAAAAAAATCACCTTACTGAAACAGGCTTCCATGAAATTGAGTGATATCATTGAGTATTCTCCTATCAAAGGAATCTACGTAGACAGGAAAAGATAG
- the clpP gene encoding ATP-dependent Clp endopeptidase proteolytic subunit ClpP, translating into MDIKKEFRDFSVKHLGNNGLVTDQYMGMYGPTNLTPYIMEERRLNVAQMDVFSRLMMDRIIFLGTGIDDQVANIVTAQLLFLESADPSKDIQIYINSPGGSVYAGLGIYDTMQIIKPDVATICTGMAASMGAVLLVAGEKGKRSALKHSRVMIHQPSGGAQGVASDMEINLREMLKLKQELYEIIGHHSGQTYEWVEKSSDRDYWMTSEEAKGYGMVDEVLQRSTEKK; encoded by the coding sequence ATGGACATTAAAAAAGAATTCAGAGATTTCTCTGTAAAACATTTAGGAAACAACGGTCTGGTTACCGATCAGTATATGGGAATGTACGGCCCTACTAACCTTACGCCGTACATCATGGAAGAAAGAAGATTAAACGTGGCACAGATGGACGTATTCTCGCGTCTGATGATGGACAGAATTATCTTCCTTGGAACAGGAATAGATGATCAGGTGGCCAATATTGTAACGGCCCAGCTTTTATTCCTTGAAAGCGCTGACCCTTCAAAAGATATCCAGATCTACATCAATTCCCCTGGTGGAAGCGTTTATGCAGGTTTAGGAATTTATGACACCATGCAGATCATCAAACCGGATGTGGCAACCATCTGCACAGGAATGGCGGCTTCAATGGGAGCTGTATTGCTTGTGGCAGGAGAAAAAGGAAAACGTTCCGCATTGAAACACTCAAGGGTAATGATTCACCAGCCTTCAGGAGGTGCTCAGGGAGTAGCTTCAGATATGGAGATCAACCTGAGAGAGATGCTTAAACTGAAGCAGGAGCTTTATGAAATCATCGGCCACCACTCAGGACAAACGTATGAGTGGGTAGAAAAGTCTTCAGACAGAGATTACTGGATGACTTCTGAAGAAGCGAAAGGCTACGGAATGGTAGACGAAGTTTTACAGAGATCTACAGAGAAAAAATAA
- a CDS encoding T9SS type A sorting domain-containing protein — translation MKKIYLFFLLLCLQLFSAQFTENDIKFWVGTGSKKAFFIADFNDSDHPTSYAWGYRYDADNLTMEDLINAIDAAEPKMEAEVPSGFLYSLNYNHHTPSLDDYWSTWSGPTAENMQLNNGVNNDPLVDGKWYGISYGYGFTPTTPALSHPSAPVAAYHSAWYSSSQITNWIGTGSNTSLVVIDFGTNNAAGEAHSFVFGIKYNGNLTAEQALQLIQTQVSYFNFTSNNNQISTLSLNNFTGTASGSNTWKLFKGKDLSSWRGQTDLSQIQLSNNDWLGLGFGQRIPFTPKEASSTVLGVSEISKKEFRIYPNPASDFIRIETAEKIKEVNIYATSGQKILTGTNAKMNIQVLKDGVYLVEIKTSKATTVHKVIKK, via the coding sequence ATGAAAAAGATCTATCTTTTTTTCCTGCTGCTATGTCTGCAGCTATTCTCTGCCCAGTTTACAGAGAATGACATTAAATTCTGGGTAGGAACCGGCTCTAAAAAAGCGTTCTTCATCGCTGATTTTAATGACAGTGACCATCCCACTTCGTATGCATGGGGCTATCGTTATGATGCGGATAACCTTACCATGGAAGACCTCATCAATGCTATTGATGCAGCAGAACCGAAAATGGAAGCGGAAGTTCCCTCAGGATTTCTTTACAGCCTGAATTACAACCACCACACACCCAGTCTGGATGATTACTGGTCTACCTGGTCCGGACCAACAGCTGAAAATATGCAGCTGAACAATGGCGTTAATAATGATCCGCTGGTAGATGGCAAATGGTACGGAATTTCTTACGGTTACGGATTTACACCTACTACACCGGCACTTTCCCATCCTTCGGCTCCTGTAGCCGCATACCATTCTGCATGGTACAGTTCTTCTCAAATCACCAACTGGATTGGTACCGGAAGCAATACAAGTCTTGTGGTTATCGATTTCGGGACTAATAACGCTGCAGGGGAAGCTCATTCTTTTGTTTTTGGAATTAAATACAACGGAAACTTAACGGCGGAACAGGCTCTTCAGCTGATCCAGACTCAGGTTTCTTACTTTAATTTTACATCAAATAACAACCAGATCAGTACGCTGTCTCTGAATAATTTTACCGGAACAGCTTCCGGAAGCAATACCTGGAAACTATTCAAAGGAAAAGACCTTTCAAGCTGGAGAGGGCAAACCGATTTGTCTCAGATTCAACTTAGTAATAATGACTGGCTGGGTCTTGGGTTTGGACAGAGGATACCATTTACACCGAAAGAGGCTTCAAGTACGGTCTTAGGGGTTTCTGAAATCAGTAAAAAGGAATTCAGAATTTATCCTAATCCTGCGAGTGATTTTATCCGGATCGAAACTGCTGAAAAAATTAAGGAAGTGAATATTTATGCTACTTCAGGACAAAAAATATTAACAGGAACCAATGCAAAGATGAATATTCAAGTCTTGAAAGACGGGGTTTATTTAGTAGAAATTAAAACATCAAAGGCAACTACGGTCCATAAAGTTATTAAGAAATAG